One stretch of Lemur catta isolate mLemCat1 chromosome 2, mLemCat1.pri, whole genome shotgun sequence DNA includes these proteins:
- the MLXIPL gene encoding carbohydrate-responsive element-binding protein isoform X4 → MAGALAGLAAGLQVPRVVPSADSDSDTDSEDPSLRRSTSGLLLRSQVIHSGHFMVSSPHSDSLTRRRDQEGPVGHSDFGPRSIDPTLTRLFECLSLAYSGKLVSPKWKNFKGLKLLCRDKIRLNNAIWRAWYIQYVERRKSPVCGFVTPLQGPEADAHRKPEAVVLEGNYWKRRIEVVMREYHKWRIYYKKRLRKSSREGDLLAPKQAEGRWPPPERWCEQLFSSVVPVLLGGPEEEPGGRQLLDLDCFLSDISDTLFTMTQPSPSPLQLPPEDAYVGNADMIQPDLTPLQPSLDDCMEISDFFTNYRPPQTPMPSNFPEPPSFSPMADSLFNAGILSPEVPPASSGMTHLSGHGRLQVRNSSPGPLDASAFLSSDFLLPEDPKPKLPPPLAPPPLLQYPSPAKVPGLDSCPPPPFPPMAPPHTVLQEDALFSPRFPFPTVPPGPGVSPLPVPATFPPTPQPIPGPAATPFPINLLASSCPEPLFGPCFSMPQGTWPRGKPPAPSPRGRKASLPTLAPATASPTATAGGSNPCLTQLLTAAKPEQALEPPLVSSALLRPPASPETVPEFPCTFFPPTPAPTPPRPPPGPATLAPSRPLIVPKAERLSPPAPSGSERRLSGELNSAPSPGALSVRVSPPQPILSRGRADNNKTENRRITHISAEQKRRFNIKLGFDTLHGLVSTLSAQPSLKVSKATTLQKTAEYIVMLQQERAAMQEEAQQLRDEIEELNAAINLCQQQLPATGVPITHQRFDQMRDMFDDYVRTRTLHNWKFWVFSVLIRPLFESFNGMVSTASLHSLRQTSLAWLDQYCSLPALRPTVLNSLRQLSTSTSILTEPGRIPEQATRAVTEGTLGKPL, encoded by the exons ATGGCTGGGGCGCTGGCAGGGCTGGCCGCGGGCTTGCAGGTGCCGCGGGTCGTCCCCAGCGCGGACTCGGACTCGGACACAGACTCGGAGGACCCGAGTCTCCGGCGCAGCACAAGCGGGCTGCTCCTCCGCTCGCAGGTCATCCACAGCGGTCACTTCATGGTGTCGTCGCCGCACAGCGACTCGCTGACCCGGCGGCGGGACCAGGAGGGGCCCGTAGGGCACTCCGACTTCGGGCCGCGCAGCATCGACCCCACACTCACTCGCCTCTTCGAGTGCTTGAGCCTGGCCTACAG TGGCAAGCTGGTGTCACCGAAGTGGAAGAATTTCAAAGGCCTCAAGCTGCTCTGCAGAGACAAGATCCGCCTCAACAACGCCATCTGGAGGGCCTGGTATATCCAGT ATGTGGAGCGGAGGAAGAGCCCCGTGTGTGGCTTCGTGACCCCCCTGCAGGGGCCGGAGGCTGACGCGCACCGGAAACCGGAG gccGTCGTCCTGGAGGGGAACTACTGGAAGCGGCGCATCGAGGTGGTGATGCGCGAGTACCACAAGTGGCGCATCTACTACAAGAAGCGG CTCCGTAAGTCCAGCAGGGAAGGGGATCTCCTGGCCCCTAAGCAG GCGGAAGGCAGGTGGCCACCGCCGGAGAGATGGTGCGAGCAGCTCTTCTCCAGCGTGGTGCCGGTGCTGCTGGGGGGCCCAGAGGAGGAGCCTGGCGGGCGGCAGCTCCTGGACCTCGACTGCTTTCTGTCGGACATCTCCGACACGCTCTTCACCATGACTcagcccagcccctcacccctgcagCTGCCCCCCGAGGATG CCTATGTCGGCAATGCTGACATGATCCAGCCAGACCTGACgcccctgcagcccagcctggaTGACTGCATGGAGATCTCAG ATTTCTTCACCAACTACCGCCCCCCCCAGACGCCCATGCCTTCAAACTTCCCGGAGCCACCCAGCTTTAGCCCCATGGCTGATTCCCTCTTCAACGCTGGGATCCTGAGCCCAGAGGTTCCCCCGGCCTCCTCTGGCATGACCCATCTCTCAGGACATGGCCGCCTGCAG GTTCGGAACAGCAGCCCTGGCCCCTTGGACGCCAGTGCCTTCCTGAGCTCTGATTTCCTCCTTCCTGAAGACCCCAAGCCCAAGCTCCCACCCCCTCTggcaccccctcctctcctccaatATCCTTCCCCTGCCAAGGTGCCGGGCCTGGATTCTTGCCCTCCACCCCCCTTCCCTCCCATGGCTCCACCCCACACTGTGCTTCAGGAAGACGCTCTCTTCTCTCCCAGGTTTCCCTTCCCCACTGTCCCTCCTGGCCCAGGAGTGTCCCCACTGCCTGTTCCCGCAACCTTTCCACCCACCCCACAGCCCATCCCAGGCCCTGCCGCCACCCCCTTCCCCATAAACcttctggcctcaagctgtcCAGAGCCCCTTTTTGGGCCTTGCTTCTCCATGCCTCAGGGCACGTGGCCCAGAGGCAAGCCCCCGGCCCCATCCCCTAGGGGACGGAAAGCCAGCCTCCCTACCTTGGCCCCTGCCACGGCCAGCCCCACTGCCACTGCTGGGGGCAGCAACCCCTGCCTCACACAGCTGCTCACAGCAG CCAAGCCCGAGCAAGCCCTGGAACCACCACTCGTGTCCAGCGCCCTCCTCCGGCCCCCAGCGTCCCCG GAGACGGTCCCCGAATTCCCCTGCACCTTCTTTCCCCCAACCCCGGCCCCTACACCACCCCGGCCACCTCCGGGACCAGCCACACTGGCCCCATCCAGGCCTCTGATTGTCCCCAAGGCAGAGCGGCTCTCGCCCCCAGCACCCAGCG GCAGCGAGCGGCGGCTGTCAGGGGAGCTCAACTCCGCGCCGAGTCCGGGGGCTCTGAGTGTTCGCGTGTCACCGCCTCAGCCCATCCTAAGCCGGGGCCGTGCAGACAACAACAAG ACCGAGAACCGGCGCATCACACACATCTCTGCAGAGCAGAAGCGGCGCTTCAATATCAAGCTGGGGTTTGACACCCTTCACGGGCTTGTGAGCACACTCagcgcccagcccagcctcaag GTGAGCAAAGCCACCACGCTGCAGAAGACAGCGGAGTACATTGTCATGCTGCAGCAGGAGCGGGCGGCCATGCAGGAGGAGGCACAGCAGCTGCGGGACGAGATCGAGGAGCTCAACGCTGCCATAAA CCTGTGCCAGCAGCAGCTGCCTGCTACAGGGGTGCCCATCACACACCAGCGTTTCGACCAGATGCGAGACATGTTTGATGACTATGTCCGAACCCGGACGCTGCACAACTGGAAGTTCTGGGTG TTCAGCGTCCTCATCCGGCCTCTGTTCGAGTCCTTCAATGGCATGGTGTCCACAGCAAGCCTGCACAGCCTCCGCCAGACCTCGCTGGCCTGGCTGGACCAGTACTGCTCCCTGCCTGCTCTGCGGCCAA ctgTCCTGAACTCCCTGCGCCAGCTGAGCACATCCACCAGCATCCTGACCGAACCGGGCCGCATCCCTGAGCAAGCCACGCGGGCAGTCACAGAGGGCACCCTTGGCAAACCTCTGTAG
- the MLXIPL gene encoding carbohydrate-responsive element-binding protein isoform X6, with amino-acid sequence MAGALAGLAAGLQVPRVVPSADSDSDTDSEDPSLRRSTSGLLLRSQVIHSGHFMVSSPHSDSLTRRRDQEGPVGHSDFGPRSIDPTLTRLFECLSLAYSGKLVSPKWKNFKGLKLLCRDKIRLNNAIWRAWYIQYFFTNYRPPQTPMPSNFPEPPSFSPMADSLFNAGILSPEVPPASSGMTHLSGHGRLQVRNSSPGPLDASAFLSSDFLLPEDPKPKLPPPLAPPPLLQYPSPAKVPGLDSCPPPPFPPMAPPHTVLQEDALFSPRFPFPTVPPGPGVSPLPVPATFPPTPQPIPGPAATPFPINLLASSCPEPLFGPCFSMPQGTWPRGKPPAPSPRGRKASLPTLAPATASPTATAGGSNPCLTQLLTAAKPEQALEPPLVSSALLRPPASPQETVPEFPCTFFPPTPAPTPPRPPPGPATLAPSRPLIVPKAERLSPPAPSGKEGLQGLGESGGCREKQEEGGTASGARMRGAGQWDPLPCVGLSVGLSVPAPGSERRLSGELNSAPSPGALSVRVSPPQPILSRGRADNNKTENRRITHISAEQKRRFNIKLGFDTLHGLVSTLSAQPSLKVSKATTLQKTAEYIVMLQQERAAMQEEAQQLRDEIEELNAAINLCQQQLPATGVPITHQRFDQMRDMFDDYVRTRTLHNWKFWVFSVLIRPLFESFNGMVSTASLHSLRQTSLAWLDQYCSLPALRPTVLNSLRQLSTSTSILTEPGRIPEQATRAVTEGTLGKPL; translated from the exons ATGGCTGGGGCGCTGGCAGGGCTGGCCGCGGGCTTGCAGGTGCCGCGGGTCGTCCCCAGCGCGGACTCGGACTCGGACACAGACTCGGAGGACCCGAGTCTCCGGCGCAGCACAAGCGGGCTGCTCCTCCGCTCGCAGGTCATCCACAGCGGTCACTTCATGGTGTCGTCGCCGCACAGCGACTCGCTGACCCGGCGGCGGGACCAGGAGGGGCCCGTAGGGCACTCCGACTTCGGGCCGCGCAGCATCGACCCCACACTCACTCGCCTCTTCGAGTGCTTGAGCCTGGCCTACAG TGGCAAGCTGGTGTCACCGAAGTGGAAGAATTTCAAAGGCCTCAAGCTGCTCTGCAGAGACAAGATCCGCCTCAACAACGCCATCTGGAGGGCCTGGTATATCCAGT ATTTCTTCACCAACTACCGCCCCCCCCAGACGCCCATGCCTTCAAACTTCCCGGAGCCACCCAGCTTTAGCCCCATGGCTGATTCCCTCTTCAACGCTGGGATCCTGAGCCCAGAGGTTCCCCCGGCCTCCTCTGGCATGACCCATCTCTCAGGACATGGCCGCCTGCAG GTTCGGAACAGCAGCCCTGGCCCCTTGGACGCCAGTGCCTTCCTGAGCTCTGATTTCCTCCTTCCTGAAGACCCCAAGCCCAAGCTCCCACCCCCTCTggcaccccctcctctcctccaatATCCTTCCCCTGCCAAGGTGCCGGGCCTGGATTCTTGCCCTCCACCCCCCTTCCCTCCCATGGCTCCACCCCACACTGTGCTTCAGGAAGACGCTCTCTTCTCTCCCAGGTTTCCCTTCCCCACTGTCCCTCCTGGCCCAGGAGTGTCCCCACTGCCTGTTCCCGCAACCTTTCCACCCACCCCACAGCCCATCCCAGGCCCTGCCGCCACCCCCTTCCCCATAAACcttctggcctcaagctgtcCAGAGCCCCTTTTTGGGCCTTGCTTCTCCATGCCTCAGGGCACGTGGCCCAGAGGCAAGCCCCCGGCCCCATCCCCTAGGGGACGGAAAGCCAGCCTCCCTACCTTGGCCCCTGCCACGGCCAGCCCCACTGCCACTGCTGGGGGCAGCAACCCCTGCCTCACACAGCTGCTCACAGCAG CCAAGCCCGAGCAAGCCCTGGAACCACCACTCGTGTCCAGCGCCCTCCTCCGGCCCCCAGCGTCCCCG CAGGAGACGGTCCCCGAATTCCCCTGCACCTTCTTTCCCCCAACCCCGGCCCCTACACCACCCCGGCCACCTCCGGGACCAGCCACACTGGCCCCATCCAGGCCTCTGATTGTCCCCAAGGCAGAGCGGCTCTCGCCCCCAGCACCCAGCGGTAAAGAGGGGCTGCAGGGACTGGGGGAGTCCGGGGGATGCAGGGAGAAGCAGGAAGAAGGGGGCACCGCATCTGGGGCCAGGATGAGAGGAGCAGGGCAATGGGACCCTCTCCCCTGTGTCGGTCTGTCTGTGGGTCTGTCTGTCCCGGCCCCAGGCAGCGAGCGGCGGCTGTCAGGGGAGCTCAACTCCGCGCCGAGTCCGGGGGCTCTGAGTGTTCGCGTGTCACCGCCTCAGCCCATCCTAAGCCGGGGCCGTGCAGACAACAACAAG ACCGAGAACCGGCGCATCACACACATCTCTGCAGAGCAGAAGCGGCGCTTCAATATCAAGCTGGGGTTTGACACCCTTCACGGGCTTGTGAGCACACTCagcgcccagcccagcctcaag GTGAGCAAAGCCACCACGCTGCAGAAGACAGCGGAGTACATTGTCATGCTGCAGCAGGAGCGGGCGGCCATGCAGGAGGAGGCACAGCAGCTGCGGGACGAGATCGAGGAGCTCAACGCTGCCATAAA CCTGTGCCAGCAGCAGCTGCCTGCTACAGGGGTGCCCATCACACACCAGCGTTTCGACCAGATGCGAGACATGTTTGATGACTATGTCCGAACCCGGACGCTGCACAACTGGAAGTTCTGGGTG TTCAGCGTCCTCATCCGGCCTCTGTTCGAGTCCTTCAATGGCATGGTGTCCACAGCAAGCCTGCACAGCCTCCGCCAGACCTCGCTGGCCTGGCTGGACCAGTACTGCTCCCTGCCTGCTCTGCGGCCAA ctgTCCTGAACTCCCTGCGCCAGCTGAGCACATCCACCAGCATCCTGACCGAACCGGGCCGCATCCCTGAGCAAGCCACGCGGGCAGTCACAGAGGGCACCCTTGGCAAACCTCTGTAG
- the MLXIPL gene encoding carbohydrate-responsive element-binding protein isoform X3 codes for MAGALAGLAAGLQVPRVVPSADSDSDTDSEDPSLRRSTSGLLLRSQVIHSGHFMVSSPHSDSLTRRRDQEGPVGHSDFGPRSIDPTLTRLFECLSLAYSGKLVSPKWKNFKGLKLLCRDKIRLNNAIWRAWYIQYVERRKSPVCGFVTPLQGPEADAHRKPEAVVLEGNYWKRRIEVVMREYHKWRIYYKKRLRKSSREGDLLAPKQAEGRWPPPERWCEQLFSSVVPVLLGGPEEEPGGRQLLDLDCFLSDISDTLFTMTQPSPSPLQLPPEDAYVGNADMIQPDLTPLQPSLDDCMEISDFFTNYRPPQTPMPSNFPEPPSFSPMADSLFNAGILSPEVPPASSGMTHLSGHGRLQVRNSSPGPLDASAFLSSDFLLPEDPKPKLPPPLAPPPLLQYPSPAKVPGLDSCPPPPFPPMAPPHTVLQEDALFSPRFPFPTVPPGPGVSPLPVPATFPPTPQPIPGPAATPFPINLLASSCPEPLFGPCFSMPQGTWPRGKPPAPSPRGRKASLPTLAPATASPTATAGGSNPCLTQLLTAAKPEQALEPPLVSSALLRPPASPQETVPEFPCTFFPPTPAPTPPRPPPGPATLAPSRPLIVPKAERLSPPAPSGSERRLSGELNSAPSPGALSVRVSPPQPILSRGRADNNKTENRRITHISAEQKRRFNIKLGFDTLHGLVSTLSAQPSLKVSKATTLQKTAEYIVMLQQERAAMQEEAQQLRDEIEELNAAINLCQQQLPATGVPITHQRFDQMRDMFDDYVRTRTLHNWKFWVFSVLIRPLFESFNGMVSTASLHSLRQTSLAWLDQYCSLPALRPTVLNSLRQLSTSTSILTEPGRIPEQATRAVTEGTLGKPL; via the exons ATGGCTGGGGCGCTGGCAGGGCTGGCCGCGGGCTTGCAGGTGCCGCGGGTCGTCCCCAGCGCGGACTCGGACTCGGACACAGACTCGGAGGACCCGAGTCTCCGGCGCAGCACAAGCGGGCTGCTCCTCCGCTCGCAGGTCATCCACAGCGGTCACTTCATGGTGTCGTCGCCGCACAGCGACTCGCTGACCCGGCGGCGGGACCAGGAGGGGCCCGTAGGGCACTCCGACTTCGGGCCGCGCAGCATCGACCCCACACTCACTCGCCTCTTCGAGTGCTTGAGCCTGGCCTACAG TGGCAAGCTGGTGTCACCGAAGTGGAAGAATTTCAAAGGCCTCAAGCTGCTCTGCAGAGACAAGATCCGCCTCAACAACGCCATCTGGAGGGCCTGGTATATCCAGT ATGTGGAGCGGAGGAAGAGCCCCGTGTGTGGCTTCGTGACCCCCCTGCAGGGGCCGGAGGCTGACGCGCACCGGAAACCGGAG gccGTCGTCCTGGAGGGGAACTACTGGAAGCGGCGCATCGAGGTGGTGATGCGCGAGTACCACAAGTGGCGCATCTACTACAAGAAGCGG CTCCGTAAGTCCAGCAGGGAAGGGGATCTCCTGGCCCCTAAGCAG GCGGAAGGCAGGTGGCCACCGCCGGAGAGATGGTGCGAGCAGCTCTTCTCCAGCGTGGTGCCGGTGCTGCTGGGGGGCCCAGAGGAGGAGCCTGGCGGGCGGCAGCTCCTGGACCTCGACTGCTTTCTGTCGGACATCTCCGACACGCTCTTCACCATGACTcagcccagcccctcacccctgcagCTGCCCCCCGAGGATG CCTATGTCGGCAATGCTGACATGATCCAGCCAGACCTGACgcccctgcagcccagcctggaTGACTGCATGGAGATCTCAG ATTTCTTCACCAACTACCGCCCCCCCCAGACGCCCATGCCTTCAAACTTCCCGGAGCCACCCAGCTTTAGCCCCATGGCTGATTCCCTCTTCAACGCTGGGATCCTGAGCCCAGAGGTTCCCCCGGCCTCCTCTGGCATGACCCATCTCTCAGGACATGGCCGCCTGCAG GTTCGGAACAGCAGCCCTGGCCCCTTGGACGCCAGTGCCTTCCTGAGCTCTGATTTCCTCCTTCCTGAAGACCCCAAGCCCAAGCTCCCACCCCCTCTggcaccccctcctctcctccaatATCCTTCCCCTGCCAAGGTGCCGGGCCTGGATTCTTGCCCTCCACCCCCCTTCCCTCCCATGGCTCCACCCCACACTGTGCTTCAGGAAGACGCTCTCTTCTCTCCCAGGTTTCCCTTCCCCACTGTCCCTCCTGGCCCAGGAGTGTCCCCACTGCCTGTTCCCGCAACCTTTCCACCCACCCCACAGCCCATCCCAGGCCCTGCCGCCACCCCCTTCCCCATAAACcttctggcctcaagctgtcCAGAGCCCCTTTTTGGGCCTTGCTTCTCCATGCCTCAGGGCACGTGGCCCAGAGGCAAGCCCCCGGCCCCATCCCCTAGGGGACGGAAAGCCAGCCTCCCTACCTTGGCCCCTGCCACGGCCAGCCCCACTGCCACTGCTGGGGGCAGCAACCCCTGCCTCACACAGCTGCTCACAGCAG CCAAGCCCGAGCAAGCCCTGGAACCACCACTCGTGTCCAGCGCCCTCCTCCGGCCCCCAGCGTCCCCG CAGGAGACGGTCCCCGAATTCCCCTGCACCTTCTTTCCCCCAACCCCGGCCCCTACACCACCCCGGCCACCTCCGGGACCAGCCACACTGGCCCCATCCAGGCCTCTGATTGTCCCCAAGGCAGAGCGGCTCTCGCCCCCAGCACCCAGCG GCAGCGAGCGGCGGCTGTCAGGGGAGCTCAACTCCGCGCCGAGTCCGGGGGCTCTGAGTGTTCGCGTGTCACCGCCTCAGCCCATCCTAAGCCGGGGCCGTGCAGACAACAACAAG ACCGAGAACCGGCGCATCACACACATCTCTGCAGAGCAGAAGCGGCGCTTCAATATCAAGCTGGGGTTTGACACCCTTCACGGGCTTGTGAGCACACTCagcgcccagcccagcctcaag GTGAGCAAAGCCACCACGCTGCAGAAGACAGCGGAGTACATTGTCATGCTGCAGCAGGAGCGGGCGGCCATGCAGGAGGAGGCACAGCAGCTGCGGGACGAGATCGAGGAGCTCAACGCTGCCATAAA CCTGTGCCAGCAGCAGCTGCCTGCTACAGGGGTGCCCATCACACACCAGCGTTTCGACCAGATGCGAGACATGTTTGATGACTATGTCCGAACCCGGACGCTGCACAACTGGAAGTTCTGGGTG TTCAGCGTCCTCATCCGGCCTCTGTTCGAGTCCTTCAATGGCATGGTGTCCACAGCAAGCCTGCACAGCCTCCGCCAGACCTCGCTGGCCTGGCTGGACCAGTACTGCTCCCTGCCTGCTCTGCGGCCAA ctgTCCTGAACTCCCTGCGCCAGCTGAGCACATCCACCAGCATCCTGACCGAACCGGGCCGCATCCCTGAGCAAGCCACGCGGGCAGTCACAGAGGGCACCCTTGGCAAACCTCTGTAG
- the MLXIPL gene encoding carbohydrate-responsive element-binding protein isoform X1 codes for MAGALAGLAAGLQVPRVVPSADSDSDTDSEDPSLRRSTSGLLLRSQVIHSGHFMVSSPHSDSLTRRRDQEGPVGHSDFGPRSIDPTLTRLFECLSLAYSGKLVSPKWKNFKGLKLLCRDKIRLNNAIWRAWYIQYVERRKSPVCGFVTPLQGPEADAHRKPEAVVLEGNYWKRRIEVVMREYHKWRIYYKKRLRKSSREGDLLAPKQAEGRWPPPERWCEQLFSSVVPVLLGGPEEEPGGRQLLDLDCFLSDISDTLFTMTQPSPSPLQLPPEDAYVGNADMIQPDLTPLQPSLDDCMEISDFFTNYRPPQTPMPSNFPEPPSFSPMADSLFNAGILSPEVPPASSGMTHLSGHGRLQVRNSSPGPLDASAFLSSDFLLPEDPKPKLPPPLAPPPLLQYPSPAKVPGLDSCPPPPFPPMAPPHTVLQEDALFSPRFPFPTVPPGPGVSPLPVPATFPPTPQPIPGPAATPFPINLLASSCPEPLFGPCFSMPQGTWPRGKPPAPSPRGRKASLPTLAPATASPTATAGGSNPCLTQLLTAAKPEQALEPPLVSSALLRPPASPQETVPEFPCTFFPPTPAPTPPRPPPGPATLAPSRPLIVPKAERLSPPAPSGKEGLQGLGESGGCREKQEEGGTASGARMRGAGQWDPLPCVGLSVGLSVPAPGSERRLSGELNSAPSPGALSVRVSPPQPILSRGRADNNKTENRRITHISAEQKRRFNIKLGFDTLHGLVSTLSAQPSLKVSKATTLQKTAEYIVMLQQERAAMQEEAQQLRDEIEELNAAINLCQQQLPATGVPITHQRFDQMRDMFDDYVRTRTLHNWKFWVFSVLIRPLFESFNGMVSTASLHSLRQTSLAWLDQYCSLPALRPTVLNSLRQLSTSTSILTEPGRIPEQATRAVTEGTLGKPL; via the exons ATGGCTGGGGCGCTGGCAGGGCTGGCCGCGGGCTTGCAGGTGCCGCGGGTCGTCCCCAGCGCGGACTCGGACTCGGACACAGACTCGGAGGACCCGAGTCTCCGGCGCAGCACAAGCGGGCTGCTCCTCCGCTCGCAGGTCATCCACAGCGGTCACTTCATGGTGTCGTCGCCGCACAGCGACTCGCTGACCCGGCGGCGGGACCAGGAGGGGCCCGTAGGGCACTCCGACTTCGGGCCGCGCAGCATCGACCCCACACTCACTCGCCTCTTCGAGTGCTTGAGCCTGGCCTACAG TGGCAAGCTGGTGTCACCGAAGTGGAAGAATTTCAAAGGCCTCAAGCTGCTCTGCAGAGACAAGATCCGCCTCAACAACGCCATCTGGAGGGCCTGGTATATCCAGT ATGTGGAGCGGAGGAAGAGCCCCGTGTGTGGCTTCGTGACCCCCCTGCAGGGGCCGGAGGCTGACGCGCACCGGAAACCGGAG gccGTCGTCCTGGAGGGGAACTACTGGAAGCGGCGCATCGAGGTGGTGATGCGCGAGTACCACAAGTGGCGCATCTACTACAAGAAGCGG CTCCGTAAGTCCAGCAGGGAAGGGGATCTCCTGGCCCCTAAGCAG GCGGAAGGCAGGTGGCCACCGCCGGAGAGATGGTGCGAGCAGCTCTTCTCCAGCGTGGTGCCGGTGCTGCTGGGGGGCCCAGAGGAGGAGCCTGGCGGGCGGCAGCTCCTGGACCTCGACTGCTTTCTGTCGGACATCTCCGACACGCTCTTCACCATGACTcagcccagcccctcacccctgcagCTGCCCCCCGAGGATG CCTATGTCGGCAATGCTGACATGATCCAGCCAGACCTGACgcccctgcagcccagcctggaTGACTGCATGGAGATCTCAG ATTTCTTCACCAACTACCGCCCCCCCCAGACGCCCATGCCTTCAAACTTCCCGGAGCCACCCAGCTTTAGCCCCATGGCTGATTCCCTCTTCAACGCTGGGATCCTGAGCCCAGAGGTTCCCCCGGCCTCCTCTGGCATGACCCATCTCTCAGGACATGGCCGCCTGCAG GTTCGGAACAGCAGCCCTGGCCCCTTGGACGCCAGTGCCTTCCTGAGCTCTGATTTCCTCCTTCCTGAAGACCCCAAGCCCAAGCTCCCACCCCCTCTggcaccccctcctctcctccaatATCCTTCCCCTGCCAAGGTGCCGGGCCTGGATTCTTGCCCTCCACCCCCCTTCCCTCCCATGGCTCCACCCCACACTGTGCTTCAGGAAGACGCTCTCTTCTCTCCCAGGTTTCCCTTCCCCACTGTCCCTCCTGGCCCAGGAGTGTCCCCACTGCCTGTTCCCGCAACCTTTCCACCCACCCCACAGCCCATCCCAGGCCCTGCCGCCACCCCCTTCCCCATAAACcttctggcctcaagctgtcCAGAGCCCCTTTTTGGGCCTTGCTTCTCCATGCCTCAGGGCACGTGGCCCAGAGGCAAGCCCCCGGCCCCATCCCCTAGGGGACGGAAAGCCAGCCTCCCTACCTTGGCCCCTGCCACGGCCAGCCCCACTGCCACTGCTGGGGGCAGCAACCCCTGCCTCACACAGCTGCTCACAGCAG CCAAGCCCGAGCAAGCCCTGGAACCACCACTCGTGTCCAGCGCCCTCCTCCGGCCCCCAGCGTCCCCG CAGGAGACGGTCCCCGAATTCCCCTGCACCTTCTTTCCCCCAACCCCGGCCCCTACACCACCCCGGCCACCTCCGGGACCAGCCACACTGGCCCCATCCAGGCCTCTGATTGTCCCCAAGGCAGAGCGGCTCTCGCCCCCAGCACCCAGCGGTAAAGAGGGGCTGCAGGGACTGGGGGAGTCCGGGGGATGCAGGGAGAAGCAGGAAGAAGGGGGCACCGCATCTGGGGCCAGGATGAGAGGAGCAGGGCAATGGGACCCTCTCCCCTGTGTCGGTCTGTCTGTGGGTCTGTCTGTCCCGGCCCCAGGCAGCGAGCGGCGGCTGTCAGGGGAGCTCAACTCCGCGCCGAGTCCGGGGGCTCTGAGTGTTCGCGTGTCACCGCCTCAGCCCATCCTAAGCCGGGGCCGTGCAGACAACAACAAG ACCGAGAACCGGCGCATCACACACATCTCTGCAGAGCAGAAGCGGCGCTTCAATATCAAGCTGGGGTTTGACACCCTTCACGGGCTTGTGAGCACACTCagcgcccagcccagcctcaag GTGAGCAAAGCCACCACGCTGCAGAAGACAGCGGAGTACATTGTCATGCTGCAGCAGGAGCGGGCGGCCATGCAGGAGGAGGCACAGCAGCTGCGGGACGAGATCGAGGAGCTCAACGCTGCCATAAA CCTGTGCCAGCAGCAGCTGCCTGCTACAGGGGTGCCCATCACACACCAGCGTTTCGACCAGATGCGAGACATGTTTGATGACTATGTCCGAACCCGGACGCTGCACAACTGGAAGTTCTGGGTG TTCAGCGTCCTCATCCGGCCTCTGTTCGAGTCCTTCAATGGCATGGTGTCCACAGCAAGCCTGCACAGCCTCCGCCAGACCTCGCTGGCCTGGCTGGACCAGTACTGCTCCCTGCCTGCTCTGCGGCCAA ctgTCCTGAACTCCCTGCGCCAGCTGAGCACATCCACCAGCATCCTGACCGAACCGGGCCGCATCCCTGAGCAAGCCACGCGGGCAGTCACAGAGGGCACCCTTGGCAAACCTCTGTAG